Proteins co-encoded in one Colletes latitarsis isolate SP2378_abdomen chromosome 2, iyColLati1, whole genome shotgun sequence genomic window:
- the LOC143347330 gene encoding proline-, glutamic acid- and leucine-rich protein 1 has translation MATIMELINFHDHSSKEYDKLLQDLICSNGDIPFNIEEVDEAQNVIISTINNCLNRSQTRCNGLLLLDKILSQCSKDILSKYCILWMSKATQVLESIHSVPQELSISCKVLGHLIIQTKDIPEIQKQVSMQNVKQLVNAFGNLDSDRIFGPVYYLIAVLLHQYPEVCERFQTSIRTIILLHIDSTQENLVHASAKCYALLAKATERSFKPPVSKPTYTNWLYHQALICNSLHTIMDELFSSLIELENINIWDKLELPNISEENIIQFYFKQQQRFLNLCSYLSCMLRGSGKKNSVLPHEILKVLCRGLAIQPSNLKNRNSIREQMLYLILPKLHIALFNVLDALIDGFKEQLIPFGSTILQLFLQTLQWTEIVSENHITMSGNKPFRNVRISVYKCLTSWLVNTNLLSGIETVANEYLPSILRDIVPERDRVLLTIQKTNNLSKRALKRLRDSQYEKGTYLNNEIGSSKENYLDVDTCKESLITLQNIFLNGGTLLKQTFFRTVQNIIIPLLYDCYLSSVDQKFYKETPECRLLLLRVLRVLQMNPHSLVPLPTQYSLEIFEMALIDSNACISQEAKIALAELEKILHPQAPSIQISQVESIQKEFVIDSEHIEHAKTLENELDVENTEDEDTAPSLNKKMKVINPVLDNSVESVTNIFSMQNTEQTSEVTSHERNESVADKLNNTEKEVTITVQDQDTVLNESRSIPDINTTLKIINSETQSTLLPHLVQENEDNQTKDMDTSEEIYHNPENDGHLPKTDQEHLPVEKTEEVEEILQLFQDVPKCDN, from the exons ATGGCAACAATAAtggaattaattaattttcacgATCATAGTTCGAAAGAATATGATAAACTTTTGCAAGATTTAATATGTTCTAACGGAGACATACCATTTAACATAGAAGAG GTTGACGAAGCACAAAATGTCATTATATCGActataaataattgtttaaatCGATCACAGACGCGATGTAACGGTTTGTTACTTTTGGACAAAATTTTGTCGCAATGTTCGAAAGATATACTTTcaaaatattgtatattatgGATGTCAAAAGCTACACAAGTATTAGAAAGCATTCATAGTGTTCCTCAAGAACTCAGTATTTCCTGTAAAGTTCTTGGACATTTAATTATACAGACAAAAGACATTCCTGAAATACAGAAACAAGTATCTATGCAGAATGTAAAACAACTTGTTAACGCGTTTGGAAATTTAGATTCAGATAGAATATTTGGTCCAGTGTATTATTTGATTGCTGTGTTATTGCATCAGTATCCTGAAGTTTGCGAACGCTTTCAGACATCCATTAgaacaataatattattacatATTGATTCCACCCAGGAGAATTTAGTTCATGCAAGCGCAAAGTGTTATGCACTTCTAGCTAAGGCAACAGAGCGCTCTTTCAAGCCACCAGTTTCAAAACCCACTTATACTAACTGGTTATATCACCAAGCACTTATTTGTAATAGTTTACATACTATAATGGAtgagttattttctagtttgataGAATTAGAAAATATAAACATTTGGGATAAACTAGAATTACCAAATATATCGGAAGAGAATATTATTCAGTTCTATTTTAAACAACAACAGAGATTTTTGAATTTATGTTCGTATTTATCTTGTATGCTGCG TGGATCTggtaaaaaaaattcagtattaccTCATGAGATTTTGAAAGTTTTATGTAGAGGATTGGCAATACAGCCTTCAAACTTGAAGAATCGAAATTCTATCAGAGAACAGATGTTATATCTTATTCTGCCGAAATTGCATATTGCTTTGTTCAATGTTTTGGATGCATTAATAGATGG ATTTAAGGAGCAGTTAATACCATTCGGGTCAACAATATTACAATTATTTCTTCAAACGTTACAATGGACAGAAATCGTTTCCGAAAATCATATAACTATGAGTGGTAATAAACCATTCAGAAATGTAAGAATATCTGTTTACAAATGTCTTACATCTTGGCTTGTAAATACTAATTTACTATCAGGCATAGAAACAGTAGCAAACGAATACCTTCCTTCTATATTAAGAGATATAGTCCCAGAAAGAGATCGTGTTTTATTAACT ATTCAGAAAACCAATAATTTATCAAAAAGAGCGTTAAAACGTCTTCGAGATAGTCAATATGAAAAGGGTACATATTTAAATAATGAAATAGGCTCTAGCAAAGAAAATTATCTAGACGTAGATACATGCAAAGAGAGCCTTATTACATTGCAAAACATATTTTTGAATGGTGGAACTCTTTTAAAGCAAACATTCTTTAGA acggtacaaaatattataataccTCTTCTATATGACTGTTATTTGAGCTCTGTTGACCAGAAATTTTATAAAGAGACTCCTGAATGCCGTTTATTGTTATTAAGAGTTTTGAGAGTTTTGCAAATGAATCCACATTCTTTAGTACCTTTGCCCACACAATATTCACTAGAAATATTTGAAATGGCTTTGATCGATAGTAATGCATGTATTAGTCAAGAGGCTAAAATAGCATTAGCAGAACTTGAAAAAATTTTGCATCCCCAGGCACCATCTATACAAATATCTCAAGTGGA atcGATACAAAAGGAATTTGTTATTGATAGCGAACATATAGAACACGCTAAGACATTAGAAAATGAACTTGATGTTGAAAATACCGAAGATGAAGACACAGCTCCGTCGTTAAACAAAAAAATGAAAGTAATAAATCCTGTTTTGGATAACTCTGTTGAATCTGTTACAAACATCTTTAGTATGCAGAATACTGAACAAACTAGTGAAGTTACATCacacgaaagaaacgaaagtgtagcagataaattaaataatacagAAAAAGAAGTAACAATCACAGTGCAAGATCAAGATACAGTATTGAATGAATCTAGATCGATACCAGATATAAATACtacattaaaaattataaacagtGAAACGCAATCAACATTATTGCCTCATCTTGTTCAAGAAAATGAAGACAATCAGACCAAAGACATGGACACATCAGAAGAAATTTACCATAATCCGGAAAACGATGGTCATTTACCTAAAACTGATCAGGAGCATTTGCCAGTAGAGAAAACAGAAGAAGTAGAAGAAATTCTACAATTATTTCAGGATGTACCGAAATGtgacaattaa
- the Rpl8 gene encoding ribosomal protein L8: MGRVIRAQRKGAGSVFRSHTKRRKGAPKLRSLDFSERHGYIKGVVKDVIHDPGRGAPLAVVHFRDPYKFKTRKELFIAPEGMYTGQFLYCGKKANLQIGNVMPVGQMPEGTIVCNLEEKTGDRGRLARASGNYATVIAHNPDTKKTRVKLPSGAKKVIPSNNRAMVGIVAGGGRIDKPILKAGRAYHKYKAKRNCWPKVRGVAMNPVEHPHGGGNHQHIGKASTVKRGTSAGRKIGLIAARRTGRIRGGKTDTKKDD; the protein is encoded by the exons ATGGGTCGAGTTATTCGTGCTCAGCGTAAAGGTGCTGGGTCTGTCTTCAGATCACATACGAAAAGAAGGAAAGGAGCACCTAAACTTCGATCCCTGGATTTCTCTGAGAGGCATGGATACATTAAGGGTGTTGTTAAG GATGTTATTCATGACCCTGGTCGTGGGGCACCTTTAGCTGTTGTGCATTTCCGTGACCCCTACAAATTCAAAACACGTAAAGAATTATTTATTGCACCTGAAGGCATGTACACTGGACAGTTCCTTTACTGTGGGAAAAAAG CAAATCTTCAAATTGGAAATGTAATGCCTGTTGGTCAAATGCCAGAAGGTACCATTGTTTGTAATTTGGAAGAAAAAACTGGTGATAGAGGTCGGTTAGCCAGAGCATCAGGAAATTATGCTACAGTTATTGCTCACAATCCTGACACAAAGAAAACTAGAGTAAAATTACCATCTGGTGCCAAAAAAGTAATTCCATCAAACAACAGGGCAATGGTTGGCATTGTTGCTGGTGGTGGACGTATTGATAAGCCAATTCTTAAAGCTGGTCGTGCTTATCACAAATATAAGGCAAAGAGGAATTGCTGGCCTAAG GTACGTGGTGTTGCTATGAATCCAGTTGAACATCCTCATGGTGGTGGTAACCATCAACACATTGGTAAAGCATCCACAGTTAAACGTGGAACTAGTGCTGGACGTAAGATTGGTCTTATTGCTGCGCGTCGTACAGGAAGAATCAGAGGAGGAAAGACAGATACCAAGAAGGACGATTAG
- the Bel gene encoding ATP-dependent RNA helicase bel, whose translation MSNAANQNGSGLEQQLAGLDLSGSRQPSRDRYVPPHLRNKSGSNAPSGRDQHSSSNSRSFPERDRGGDRVHERERERDRDGDRGGSGFREPRNSRDVDFGNFGNFGGRNRRSGANQENGRDYRYSNSERERERDRPVSSSWKDPRATGCWQENRNDHRMGSSSGGNRGWNNDREGGRRNSENDWTIPTGRDERLEVELFGTGNTGINFSKYEDIPVEATGDNIPPHIASFDEVKLTEIIKNSITLAGYDKPTPVQKYAIPIIIGRRDVMACAQTGSGKTAAFLVPILNQIYESGPIPPPPHVNSSGKRKQYPLGLVLAPTRELATQIYDEARKFAYRSRMRPAVVYGGSNISDQMRELDRGCHLLVATPGRLVDMLSRGKIGLHNCRYLVLDEADRMLDMGFEPQIRRIVQEDRMPPTGERQTLMFSATFPKEIQILARDFLSNYIFLAVGRVGSTSENITQKIVWVEEHDKRSYLLDLLQASIFSDASAESLTLVFVETKKGADMLEEYLHQMGYPVTSIHGDRTQREREDALRRFRAGKAPILVATAVAARGLDIPHVKHVINFDLPGDVEEYVHRIGRTGRMGNLGLATSFFNHKNHNLVRDLVSLLIEANQELPTWLDEMFGDAVRYSGSGSRRTGGGGGSTKGRFSGFGARDYRQQPSSGPTRNSGSSNRSGSYGGNYGNYGGNYSNSSYNSSANNGSNIGPDWWETWQK comes from the exons ATGAGTAATGCAGCCAACCAGAATGGATCAGGTCTAGAGCAGCAG TTAGCTGGTCTGGACTTGTCGGGCTCCCGCCAACCAAGCAGGGACCGCTACGTACCACCACACCTCCGAAATAAATCTGGAA GTAACGCGCCTTCTGGCAGAGATCAACATTCTTCTTCCAACTCAAGATCATTTCCTGAAAGAGATAGAGGAGGTGATCGCGTGCATGAAAGGGAAAGGGAGCGAGATCGTGATGGGGATAGAGGTGGTTCAGGATTTAGAGAGCCACGAAATTCCCGCGATGTCGACTTTgggaactttggaaattttGGTGGACGCAATAGACGTAGTGGTGCCAATCAAGAAAATGGAAGAGACTATAGATACTCGAATTCCGAACGTGAGCGAGAACGCGATCGCCCGGTTAGCTCCAGTTGGAAAGACCCTAGAGCCACAGGCTGCTGGCAAGAGAACAGAAACGATCATAGAATGGGCAGCAGCAGTGGCGGCAACAGAGGATGGAACAACGATAGAGAAGGGGGTAGAAGAAACTCCGAAAATGATTGGACAATTCCTACTGGAAGAGACGAGCGACTGGAGGTGGAGCTGTTTGGTACTGGGAATACTGGCATTAACTTTAGTAAATATGAGGATATCCCAGTTGAGGCTACTGGAGATAACATACCACCACACATTGCATCT TTCGACGAGGTTAAGCTGACAGAGATAATAAAGAACAGCATCACTTTGGCTGGTTATGATAAGCCTACACCAGTACAAAAATACGCGATACCAATTATTATTGGTCGTCGCGATGTTATGGCCTGTGCCCAAACTGGGTCTGGTAAAACAGCGGCCTTTTTAGTGCCAATATTAAATCAGATTTATGAAAGTGGGCCAATTCCACCACCACCACATGTCAATTCTTCTGGCAAGCGTAAACAATATCCACTGGGTCTGGTACTAGCACCCACAAGAGAGCTTGCCACTCAGATATATGACGAAGCAAGGAAATTTGCGTATAGATCGCGTATGCGTCCTGCTGTTGTTTATGGTGGTTCAAATATTTCAGACCAAATGCGAGAATTAGATCGTGGCTGTCATCTTCTTGTAGCAACACCTGGTCGCCTTGTAGATATGCTGAGTCGCGGCAAAATTGGTTTACACAATTGCCG ATATTTAGTATTGGATGAAGCAGATCGTATGTTGGATATGGGTTTTGAACCACAGATAAGACGTATAGTCCAAGAGGATAGAATGCCTCCAACCGGGGAAAGGCAGACACTTATGTTTTCAGCTACGTTCCCGAAAGAGATACAGATATTGGCAAGGGATTTCCTTAGTAACTATATCTTTTTAGCCGTGGGCCGTGTCGGTTCTACATCTGAAAATATTACTCAGAAAATCGTATGGGTGGAAGAACATGACAAGCGTTCTTATTTGCTTGATCTTCTTCAAGCTAGCATTTTCTCAGACGCTT CTGCCGAGTCATTGACTTTGGTATTTGTGGAAACGAAGAAGGGTGCCGATATGTTAGAAGAATATTTGCATCAAATGGGATATCCGGTTACCAGCATTCATGGTGATCGTACTCAGCGCGAACGAGAAGATGCTTTACGCCGTTTCCGTGCTGGTAAAGCGCCAATACTTGTTGCAACTGCCGTTGCTGCTCGTGGACTTGATATTCCACATGTTAAACATGTGATAAACTTCGATTTACCAGGCGATGTAGAAGAGTATGTCCACCGGATTGGTCGTACTGGTCGCATGGGCAATTTAG GTCTTGCAACATcatttttcaatcacaaaaatcATAATTTGGTGCGCGATTTGGTGTCTCTGCTTATCGAGGCTAACCAAGAACTTCCAACATGGTTAGACGAAATGTTCGGTGATGCAGTAAGATATTCTGGAAGTGGATCTCGACGtactggtggtggtggtggtagcACTAAAGGTCGATTTAGCGGATTTGGTGCAAGAGATTATCGTCAGCAACCTAGTTCTGGACCTACACGTAACAGTGGTTCCTCCAACAGATCGGGCAGTTACGGAG GAAATTACGGAAATTACGGAGGTAATTATAGTAATTCATCGTATAATAGTTCTGCTAACAACGGCAGCAATATTGGCCCCGATTGGTGGGAGACATGGCAGAAGTAA